One window of Mesorhizobium loti R88b genomic DNA carries:
- a CDS encoding caspase family protein, with protein sequence MRRFLIVLVLVCSTVFPAWAEQRFALVMAVDAYKNVRPLGNAVNDAQTIKKSLEKLGFQVTLETDRDLRRMRRALEDFREDAAGADVALVYFAGHGVEISGENRLLPTDADATSVDTLKETSLPMEEVRETVSSVSKVGLILLDACRNDPFAGGAGAGRGVKALNVKTTAEVRPGLGRLGKAENLLYTFSAAPGATAADGNGENSPFTAGLAKYLATDGLEIRSVLTLVQQEVYDRSRGAQLPYVENGLPQMFFASKSAGQLPERERLLLAMADVTPDLRDEVERLARDKDMPLAPLYGALIDSGAKSLSADDRRKKLAEAADAFVAVRAQMKTLASADPTVAKLRQDAQSQLDLGAFDTARGKLAEAAEIDATSRDALKANFLDRTLSEATTHMISGGAARSNLKYDLAIESYEKASALYDDLARDKLPEAQRKQQLESLEVLGDLYLTVGNLSGGRSAYERQQKVATALAEAEPSNAAWQDNVAASTLKLGDVQRDQGDSSAALASYQRGLAIRTELAAGNAPDAGALGLEAAAFLKVGALHKLQGNDEMAMAAYTSARDIAARLAGKDPANEDLQSTLALSDRQIGEIQQDKKQLSQALASFGESLDISKKLAEAAPDNALRQFDLATAYDALGYAQYDKNQADGSGTTIGESAVASFETSVAITRRLIAADPNNTSWQRGLAGTLERMGQAIYFSDGVITHEDADRSLAAYKEANGIRERLVQSDAVNKQWVADLITSYEKMATWYEFVPDDATAIEFTKKAHQASLNLAALDPENMGWQHNATLYHAKIASSYSQMKDYANALKYDEAGLAYATKIVEAQPDKQTYQSDLIVFHSRVAIDKRLMNDYKSYWAQNDLRLEAAKKFATQFPQNVNSLRDLYEAYVEVADSYTTNFPQDAMKLYKAAETAAAKAVSIEPKNPEFDFAVYNAEVKTGYVLEDQGDKAGAKAAYEASLKSVQKAIDLKPDEVLYTASRDHALARIDGISN encoded by the coding sequence TTGCGGCGATTCCTGATTGTACTGGTGCTGGTTTGTTCAACCGTCTTTCCGGCATGGGCCGAACAGCGCTTCGCGCTGGTCATGGCAGTCGATGCCTACAAGAACGTCCGGCCGCTGGGCAATGCCGTCAACGATGCCCAGACGATCAAGAAGTCACTGGAAAAGCTTGGCTTTCAGGTCACGCTGGAGACGGATCGCGACCTCAGGCGGATGCGCCGCGCGCTTGAGGATTTTCGCGAGGACGCTGCCGGCGCCGATGTCGCGCTGGTCTATTTCGCCGGTCACGGCGTCGAAATATCAGGCGAGAACCGGCTTTTGCCGACGGATGCCGACGCCACCTCGGTCGACACGCTGAAGGAGACCAGCCTGCCGATGGAAGAGGTGCGGGAAACGGTCTCCAGCGTCTCGAAAGTCGGACTGATCCTGCTCGATGCCTGCCGCAACGATCCGTTCGCCGGAGGTGCTGGTGCCGGGCGCGGCGTCAAGGCACTGAACGTCAAGACGACGGCGGAGGTGCGGCCCGGGCTCGGTCGTCTGGGCAAGGCTGAAAACCTGCTCTACACCTTCTCCGCAGCGCCCGGCGCGACCGCGGCCGACGGCAATGGCGAGAATTCGCCGTTTACGGCCGGCCTGGCAAAATATCTGGCGACCGACGGGCTCGAAATCCGCTCGGTGCTGACGTTGGTGCAGCAGGAGGTCTACGACCGGTCGCGCGGCGCGCAGCTGCCCTATGTCGAGAACGGCCTGCCGCAAATGTTCTTCGCCTCCAAAAGTGCTGGCCAATTGCCGGAACGGGAGCGCCTGCTGCTGGCGATGGCCGACGTGACGCCCGATCTGCGCGACGAGGTCGAGCGGCTCGCCAGGGACAAGGACATGCCGCTGGCACCGCTTTATGGCGCGCTGATCGATTCCGGCGCCAAGTCGTTGTCGGCGGACGACCGGCGCAAGAAGCTTGCCGAGGCCGCCGATGCGTTCGTGGCCGTGCGCGCGCAGATGAAGACGCTGGCGTCGGCTGACCCGACGGTCGCCAAATTGCGGCAGGACGCGCAAAGCCAGCTCGATCTCGGCGCGTTCGACACGGCGCGCGGCAAGCTTGCCGAAGCCGCCGAAATTGATGCGACCTCGCGCGATGCGCTGAAGGCAAACTTTCTTGATCGCACGCTGTCCGAGGCGACCACGCATATGATCAGCGGCGGTGCGGCGCGTTCCAACCTGAAATACGATCTGGCGATCGAAAGCTACGAGAAGGCGAGTGCACTTTACGACGATCTGGCGCGCGACAAGCTGCCTGAGGCACAGCGCAAGCAGCAGCTGGAATCGCTGGAGGTGCTCGGCGACCTGTATCTGACGGTCGGCAATCTGTCGGGCGGGCGCAGCGCCTACGAACGCCAGCAAAAGGTGGCGACCGCTCTTGCCGAAGCCGAGCCGTCCAATGCCGCCTGGCAAGACAATGTCGCGGCCAGCACGCTGAAACTGGGTGATGTGCAGCGCGACCAGGGTGACTCCTCCGCTGCATTGGCATCCTATCAACGCGGCCTGGCAATCCGGACGGAGCTTGCCGCCGGCAATGCGCCCGATGCCGGCGCGCTCGGCCTCGAGGCCGCTGCGTTCCTGAAGGTGGGCGCGCTGCACAAGCTGCAGGGCAATGACGAGATGGCGATGGCGGCCTACACATCGGCGCGCGACATTGCCGCGCGGCTTGCCGGCAAGGATCCGGCCAATGAGGACCTGCAATCCACACTGGCGCTGAGCGACCGCCAAATTGGCGAAATCCAGCAGGACAAGAAACAGCTTTCGCAGGCGCTCGCTTCGTTTGGGGAAAGCCTGGACATATCGAAGAAACTGGCCGAGGCCGCGCCCGACAATGCGCTGCGCCAATTCGATCTGGCCACCGCCTATGACGCGCTGGGTTATGCCCAGTATGACAAGAACCAGGCGGATGGCAGCGGTACGACCATTGGCGAGAGCGCGGTCGCTTCCTTCGAGACCTCGGTCGCCATCACGCGGCGGTTGATCGCAGCCGATCCCAACAACACCTCCTGGCAGCGCGGGCTTGCCGGCACTTTGGAAAGAATGGGCCAGGCCATCTATTTCAGCGATGGTGTGATCACCCATGAGGACGCCGACAGATCGCTGGCCGCCTACAAGGAGGCAAACGGGATCCGCGAACGCCTTGTCCAGTCGGATGCCGTCAACAAGCAGTGGGTGGCGGACCTGATCACCTCTTATGAAAAGATGGCCACCTGGTATGAGTTCGTCCCTGACGATGCCACCGCAATCGAATTCACCAAGAAGGCGCATCAGGCATCGTTGAACCTGGCTGCGCTCGACCCGGAAAACATGGGCTGGCAGCACAATGCGACGCTCTATCATGCCAAGATCGCCAGTTCCTACAGCCAGATGAAAGACTATGCCAACGCCTTGAAATACGATGAGGCCGGCTTGGCCTATGCGACCAAGATCGTCGAGGCGCAGCCGGACAAGCAGACCTATCAAAGCGATCTCATCGTCTTCCATTCCAGGGTCGCGATCGATAAGCGGCTGATGAACGACTACAAGAGCTATTGGGCGCAGAATGATCTGCGGCTGGAGGCCGCGAAGAAATTCGCCACGCAGTTCCCGCAAAACGTCAACAGCCTGCGCGATCTCTACGAGGCCTATGTCGAAGTCGCCGATTCCTATACGACGAATTTCCCGCAGGATGCGATGAAGCTGTACAAGGCCGCCGAAACCGCAGCGGCAAAGGCGGTGTCCATCGAACCCAAAAATCCCGAATTCGATTTCGCCGTCTACAATGCTGAGGTCAAGACCGGCTATGTGCTCGAGGATCAGGGCGATAAGGCCGGTGCCAAGGCTGCTTACGAAGCCAGCCTCAAGAGCGTCCAAAAGGCGATTGATCTCAAGCCGGACGAAGTCCTGTACACGGCCAGCCGCGATCATGCTCTCGCCAGGATCGACGGTATCAGCAATTAG
- a CDS encoding FAD-dependent oxidoreductase: MIANRCLDIAIAGAGPAGLAMALYLKRAGHNVTIFERFEEPKPVGSGLILQPTGLTVLADLGLLADILALGARIDRLHGADASTGRTVLDVRYDAQRSNRFGLAVHRAALFGVLFRAAQREAIAIETGVEIETMEAGERATLIWGNGRRVGPFDLVVDASGSRSKLRQCVVGAGAPRPLTYGAFWASLDWRGEGFDEHALLQRYDKASVMIGVLPIGRPEPGAEKMAAFFWSLKPDDAEAVRAQGIDAWKERVVRLWPQSEAFANQVDSFDQLSLARYGHHTVKLPIGRRLAVIGDAAHSTSPQLGQGANMALLDAAALSHALARTQSVEAALEAYAKARRWHVRVFQALSLAFTPFYQSDSVALPFIRDRLVATIAKIPPAPQFLASMVAGTVIDPFRRAGLREARWDFGQNRGHDTTAS; encoded by the coding sequence ATGATCGCGAACCGATGCCTCGACATCGCAATTGCCGGCGCCGGCCCGGCGGGGCTCGCCATGGCGCTTTATCTCAAACGCGCCGGGCACAACGTCACCATCTTCGAACGTTTCGAGGAGCCCAAGCCGGTCGGCTCCGGGCTGATCCTGCAGCCGACCGGGCTGACGGTGCTTGCCGATCTCGGTCTGCTCGCCGACATACTGGCGCTCGGCGCGCGCATCGATCGCCTGCATGGCGCCGATGCCTCGACCGGGCGCACCGTGCTCGACGTCCGCTACGATGCCCAGCGCAGCAACCGCTTCGGCCTGGCGGTGCACCGGGCAGCTTTGTTCGGCGTGCTTTTTCGCGCTGCGCAACGCGAGGCGATCGCCATCGAGACCGGCGTCGAGATCGAGACCATGGAGGCCGGCGAGCGCGCGACGCTGATTTGGGGCAACGGACGAAGGGTAGGGCCGTTCGATCTGGTCGTCGACGCCAGCGGTTCGCGCTCGAAACTGCGGCAATGTGTGGTCGGCGCTGGTGCACCGCGACCGCTCACCTATGGCGCGTTCTGGGCATCGCTTGATTGGCGCGGCGAGGGCTTTGACGAGCACGCGCTTTTGCAGCGCTACGACAAGGCCAGCGTGATGATCGGCGTGCTGCCGATCGGCCGGCCGGAACCCGGTGCTGAAAAGATGGCGGCCTTCTTCTGGAGCCTGAAGCCCGATGATGCCGAGGCGGTTCGCGCCCAAGGCATCGACGCCTGGAAGGAGAGGGTGGTGAGGCTGTGGCCGCAAAGCGAGGCGTTCGCCAACCAGGTCGACAGTTTCGACCAGCTTTCGCTGGCCCGCTACGGCCATCACACGGTGAAGCTGCCAATTGGCCGGAGACTGGCCGTCATCGGCGACGCCGCGCATTCGACCAGCCCGCAACTCGGGCAAGGGGCGAATATGGCGCTGCTCGACGCCGCGGCGCTCAGCCATGCGCTGGCGCGTACGCAAAGCGTCGAGGCAGCGCTTGAAGCCTATGCCAAGGCGCGGCGCTGGCACGTGCGTGTCTTCCAGGCGCTGTCGCTGGCGTTCACGCCGTTCTACCAGTCGGATTCGGTGGCGCTGCCCTTCATCCGCGACAGGCTGGTGGCGACCATCGCAAAAATCCCGCCGGCCCCGCAGTTTCTCGCCTCGATGGTCGCCGGCACGGTGATCGATCCGTTCAGGCGGGCAGGGCTCCGGGAAGCGCGGTGGGATTTCGGACAAAATCGGGGTCATGATACGACCGCATCATAG
- a CDS encoding CHAT domain-containing protein — protein sequence MRIVAAVLGMLVVALPVPPAHAQAPGQASQQGAADSEDALRARIDAAYKLMMDAGRFDEGYAQLRATLLDAARSDLYEFTVESYSNAGGTFLNNQILDNAEEIFAEGLKTRAMQQDVEKRGDFYLNYAMLKQAEKDYQGFVSMCATATNLYAHYHGNESHELMYANDVLATGVAAFGQIASAINIEQRNLKLAEQVTGTDDRFIWKLQNNLADMLRQMGAPTRALQYDLAVLENRIGYYGPNHFNVLASANNTAQDYLDLGKYDEALRYFQQDRDIAVVLKQEGNLVEQADAWLLYTRVVSGTQPLDDPTLARLQQLTIDPSYPEILAIKIANLLASHFAAGGDTENSMSQLERAQSIAETTYGVVHPLTFAARQAKANLKAKTNPEAAAADFAALDEDMLRWNWFQVSTAGNPVVAEASRALADDMLYDYARLAKDKASVVPAFAEAVRRWPTLENEKRDLLRRLSRLIDPNDTETRNLIQTGIRLSLAYQEAASSGDSSDDPGVVQPEQVQAAYEKATARVMAKYSFSQSVVDKPLPSANLLLKPNEALVDYFITRKWRADRESADPLEDERLYAIVTRKDQKPRLYDLGDSRRLIPAAHETRMANLRSTRSAQERGAVTLIDLNATFSGLYAGLIAPLESSLGGADTLFVVPDGKLFSVPFPLLQDSKGATLDDRFVVRMLTRPESLLNAGVDQSFPKTGKALLAGGLDYARGSEKGAEPLPGTAREVDAIASILRGDAYSVEMLTGKAASERTLREDMEQATIAHLATHGAYRDEKEGGVGAVNALWQSQVVLSQSGDRQSMKRDDEDGRLYGMELMNWDLSGLDLLVLSACETARGQETFVGGLRGLPTAIDIAGAKRSLLTLWPVDDAGTAAFMVGFYRRLAAGQTYPEALRQTRRDARDGKISGAQDPRVWAAFVMFEN from the coding sequence ATGCGCATCGTTGCAGCTGTCCTGGGGATGCTGGTCGTGGCGTTGCCTGTACCTCCGGCACACGCCCAGGCGCCAGGCCAGGCCAGCCAGCAGGGGGCGGCAGACAGTGAAGACGCGCTGAGGGCTCGCATCGACGCTGCTTACAAGCTGATGATGGACGCAGGACGCTTCGATGAAGGCTACGCGCAGTTGCGGGCAACGCTGCTCGATGCCGCCAGAAGCGACTTGTACGAGTTTACCGTGGAGAGCTACTCGAACGCCGGCGGGACATTTCTCAACAACCAGATCCTCGACAACGCCGAGGAGATTTTTGCTGAAGGCCTGAAAACCAGGGCGATGCAGCAGGATGTCGAGAAGCGCGGCGATTTCTATCTCAACTACGCGATGCTGAAGCAGGCCGAGAAGGACTATCAGGGCTTCGTTTCCATGTGCGCGACAGCAACCAATCTGTACGCCCATTACCACGGCAACGAATCCCACGAACTCATGTATGCCAATGATGTGCTGGCGACCGGGGTTGCCGCATTCGGTCAAATCGCTTCAGCTATCAATATCGAGCAGCGCAATCTGAAATTGGCCGAGCAGGTAACTGGCACCGACGATCGTTTCATCTGGAAGCTGCAGAACAATCTGGCCGATATGCTGCGCCAGATGGGGGCTCCGACACGCGCCTTGCAGTATGATCTGGCCGTGCTGGAGAATCGCATCGGCTATTACGGGCCAAATCACTTCAATGTTTTGGCCAGCGCCAACAATACCGCTCAGGACTATCTGGACCTTGGCAAATACGACGAGGCCTTGCGCTACTTCCAACAGGACCGGGACATTGCCGTTGTCCTGAAGCAGGAAGGCAATCTGGTCGAGCAAGCCGATGCCTGGCTGCTCTACACGAGGGTTGTCTCCGGTACGCAGCCCCTAGACGACCCAACGCTGGCACGGCTGCAACAACTGACCATCGATCCCAGCTATCCCGAAATACTGGCAATCAAGATCGCCAACCTCCTTGCCTCGCATTTCGCGGCCGGAGGCGACACCGAAAACAGCATGAGCCAACTTGAACGAGCCCAAAGCATCGCCGAAACAACATACGGGGTGGTGCACCCGCTGACCTTTGCCGCACGTCAGGCCAAGGCCAATCTCAAGGCGAAAACGAATCCAGAGGCGGCGGCCGCCGATTTCGCCGCTCTCGACGAGGACATGCTGCGTTGGAATTGGTTCCAGGTAAGCACGGCCGGTAACCCTGTTGTCGCCGAGGCCAGCCGCGCCTTGGCCGACGATATGCTGTACGACTATGCGCGCCTCGCAAAAGACAAGGCTTCGGTGGTGCCAGCGTTTGCCGAAGCCGTGCGCCGCTGGCCGACGCTTGAGAATGAGAAACGCGATCTGTTGCGCAGACTGTCCCGCCTGATCGATCCGAACGACACGGAGACACGGAATTTGATCCAGACCGGTATCCGGCTGTCCCTAGCCTATCAGGAGGCGGCTTCCAGCGGTGACAGTTCCGATGATCCAGGTGTGGTGCAGCCGGAACAGGTTCAGGCGGCGTACGAAAAGGCCACCGCCAGAGTCATGGCCAAATACAGTTTCAGTCAGAGCGTGGTGGACAAACCCTTGCCGTCAGCCAACCTGCTGCTGAAGCCCAACGAGGCACTGGTCGACTACTTCATCACCCGCAAATGGCGGGCGGATCGCGAGAGTGCCGATCCGCTGGAAGACGAGCGCCTCTATGCGATCGTCACGCGCAAGGACCAGAAGCCCCGCCTCTACGATCTCGGCGATTCGCGCCGGCTCATCCCGGCTGCTCACGAAACACGCATGGCAAATTTGCGGTCGACACGTTCCGCGCAGGAACGCGGCGCCGTGACCTTGATCGACCTGAACGCCACATTCTCCGGGCTGTATGCTGGTCTGATCGCGCCGTTGGAATCGTCGCTTGGCGGCGCCGACACGCTGTTCGTGGTGCCGGACGGCAAGCTGTTCTCCGTGCCGTTTCCCCTGTTGCAGGACAGCAAAGGCGCAACGCTCGACGACCGCTTCGTCGTGCGCATGCTGACGCGGCCGGAATCGCTGCTGAATGCCGGCGTCGATCAGAGTTTTCCCAAGACCGGCAAAGCCCTGCTGGCTGGCGGTCTGGACTATGCCCGAGGGTCGGAAAAGGGAGCGGAGCCGCTGCCGGGCACAGCCAGGGAGGTCGACGCCATCGCCTCGATCCTGCGCGGCGATGCCTATTCGGTCGAAATGCTGACCGGAAAGGCGGCCAGCGAGCGGACGCTGCGCGAGGATATGGAGCAGGCGACGATCGCGCATCTGGCGACCCACGGCGCCTATCGTGACGAGAAAGAGGGCGGCGTGGGCGCGGTGAATGCGCTCTGGCAAAGCCAGGTCGTGCTGTCGCAGTCGGGAGACCGGCAGTCGATGAAACGCGACGATGAAGACGGCCGGCTCTACGGCATGGAACTGATGAACTGGGACCTGTCGGGCCTCGACCTGCTTGTCCTGTCGGCTTGCGAGACGGCCCGAGGCCAGGAGACATTTGTCGGCGGTTTGCGCGGCCTGCCGACGGCAATCGATATCGCCGGCGCCAAACGCTCGCTGCTGACGCTGTGGCCGGTGGACGATGCCGGAACCGCAGCCTTCATGGTCGGCTTCTACCGCCGTCTTGCGGCCGGGCAGACCTATCCGGAAGCGTTGCGCCAGACCCGCCGCGATGCTCGCGACGGCAAGATATCAGGCGCCCAGGACCCGCGGGTCTGGGCCGCCTTTGTCATGTTCGAGAACTGA
- a CDS encoding glutathione S-transferase family protein, translating to MTDKLTLVSHPLCPYVQRAAISLTEKGVPFERLDIDLADKPVWFNAISPLGKVPLLRVQRDGEETTIFESAVILEFLEETQANPLHPADPYARARHRAWIEFGSATLNAIGRFYSASNEAAFLAESSALADMFGRLEAQLADDTRPRGPWFAGDSFSLVDAVFGPVFRYLDAFDRIGDFSILDGKPRVQAWRKALNDRTSIRDAVRPDYPQRLHAFLQAKGSFLSSLIHRNDQAGPFALARSA from the coding sequence ATGACCGACAAGCTCACCCTCGTCAGCCACCCTCTCTGCCCCTATGTCCAGCGCGCGGCGATCTCGCTGACCGAGAAAGGCGTGCCGTTCGAACGCCTCGACATCGACCTCGCCGACAAGCCTGTGTGGTTCAACGCCATTTCGCCCCTCGGCAAGGTGCCGCTGCTGCGCGTCCAGCGCGACGGCGAGGAAACGACGATCTTCGAATCCGCCGTCATCCTCGAATTCCTCGAGGAGACACAGGCCAATCCGCTGCACCCCGCCGACCCCTATGCCCGTGCCCGGCACCGCGCCTGGATCGAGTTCGGCTCGGCCACCCTCAACGCCATCGGCCGGTTCTATTCGGCGTCAAATGAGGCGGCCTTCCTCGCCGAATCCAGCGCGCTGGCGGACATGTTTGGCCGCCTTGAGGCGCAACTGGCGGACGATACCCGGCCCCGTGGTCCATGGTTCGCCGGCGACAGCTTCTCGCTTGTCGATGCGGTGTTCGGGCCTGTTTTCAGATATCTAGACGCTTTCGACAGGATCGGCGATTTCTCCATCCTGGACGGCAAGCCGCGCGTCCAGGCCTGGCGGAAAGCGTTGAACGATCGCACATCGATCAGGGACGCCGTGCGGCCCGATTATCCGCAGCGCCTGCATGCTTTCCTGCAAGCGAAGGGCTCATTTCTGTCGAGCCTCATCCATCGAAACGATCAAGCCGGACCATTTGCATTGGCACGATCGGCTTGA
- a CDS encoding Rieske (2Fe-2S) protein, with translation MKHEICKVADIPQTGSLIAPFFGREVHVYRSGDRIRAAANVCLHFGGPLDCTDGRLVCQWHGAAFDMASGDRLDGPAPKGSRLMFLSTRVEGGALNYVWAE, from the coding sequence ATGAAACATGAAATCTGCAAGGTTGCCGATATCCCGCAAACGGGCAGCCTGATCGCCCCGTTCTTCGGCCGTGAGGTCCATGTCTATCGCAGTGGCGACCGCATCCGCGCTGCCGCCAATGTCTGCCTGCATTTCGGTGGACCGCTCGACTGCACGGACGGCAGGCTGGTCTGCCAATGGCACGGCGCCGCTTTCGACATGGCATCAGGCGATCGCCTCGACGGCCCGGCACCAAAGGGTTCTCGCCTGATGTTTCTGTCGACGCGCGTCGAGGGCGGCGCATTGAACTATGTCTGGGCAGAGTGA